The following proteins are encoded in a genomic region of Pikeienuella piscinae:
- a CDS encoding ABC transporter substrate-binding protein, whose translation MTMLTRRGALKGLAGAAGAAGFGLPALAADKLVVGALRFTSHAPSFVALERGYFKEAGLDVEFSFFQAAQPMAVAIASGDVGFGVTAISGGLISLADKGAVKVIGGGLQEEKGIDGQMILASNAAHEDGLTTPAGLRGKSFGMTTAGSSFHYMGSKIAAAEGFAGELKMTPLQKVGAVIGALKSGQIDAWAIVPHIGKALVGGEAAKQIGWVADYLPNYQVTTVFTSAETAANERAKTEAFIAAFAKGAADFNAALVDRTAGDEAAEEMTKLIHKYVYADDDYAKAAPKIVNGAMRMNEGAALNIASIEDQLAWFKAEALVSADVTMETLVDSSYVPAI comes from the coding sequence ATGACCATGCTCACCCGCCGCGGCGCCCTCAAGGGGCTTGCCGGCGCCGCCGGCGCCGCCGGTTTCGGCTTGCCGGCGCTCGCCGCAGACAAGCTCGTCGTCGGCGCGCTCCGTTTCACCAGCCACGCGCCGAGCTTCGTCGCGCTGGAGCGCGGCTATTTCAAGGAGGCCGGACTCGACGTCGAGTTCAGCTTCTTCCAGGCCGCACAGCCGATGGCGGTGGCCATCGCCTCGGGCGATGTCGGTTTCGGCGTCACCGCGATCTCCGGCGGGTTGATCAGCCTGGCGGACAAGGGCGCGGTGAAGGTGATCGGCGGCGGTCTGCAGGAGGAAAAGGGGATAGACGGGCAGATGATCCTCGCCTCCAACGCCGCGCATGAAGACGGGCTGACCACGCCCGCCGGGCTGCGGGGGAAAAGTTTCGGGATGACCACGGCGGGGTCCTCCTTTCACTACATGGGCTCGAAGATTGCGGCGGCGGAGGGGTTCGCGGGCGAACTTAAGATGACGCCGCTCCAGAAGGTCGGCGCGGTGATCGGGGCGCTGAAATCGGGCCAGATCGACGCTTGGGCCATCGTGCCGCATATCGGCAAGGCGCTGGTCGGCGGCGAGGCGGCGAAACAGATTGGCTGGGTCGCGGATTATTTGCCGAACTACCAGGTGACGACGGTTTTCACTTCGGCCGAAACCGCGGCCAACGAGCGGGCGAAAACCGAAGCCTTCATCGCCGCCTTCGCGAAAGGCGCCGCCGATTTCAACGCTGCGCTGGTCGACAGGACGGCGGGCGACGAGGCGGCGGAGGAAATGACGAAGCTGATCCACAAATATGTTTACGCGGATGATGATTACGCGAAGGCGGCGCCGAAGATCGTGAATGGCGCGATGCGGATGAACGAGGGCGCCGCGCTCAACATCGCCTCGATCGAGGATCAACTCGCCTGGTTCAAGGCGGAGGCTCTGGTCTCCGCCGACGTGACGATGGAGACGCTGGTCGACAGCAGCTACGTTCCCGCGATCTGA
- a CDS encoding collagen-binding domain-containing protein: MNKILAMSACAAAISLSGHAYAAAVNPIELLQGFNVITLGDFDNGVHVHGRTFVGGDYTSPQLSELTKDPVSNFTFDGGPSGTVFIGGNVSGSGIRSFNGGDVVIGGTVAPGVNVEAQGGGTVTQGVAGIPVAEVSDALFGLSDYLKELGVTLGDTGVLEGDSNNSRFAAGATADAIEIFNFDASDFTNQNTNFGATTSVPTIVNVSGEIINFAGKISNATPNLIFNFYEATSLSINQTFSAHIIAPKAEVSVAANFYGMIAANSLSLRNGEIHPIAFPDLPYDDVTVAPLPAPGLLLLGALGLLGYRARRKAA, translated from the coding sequence ATGAACAAGATACTCGCCATGTCGGCTTGCGCGGCCGCCATCTCTCTCTCGGGTCACGCGTACGCGGCGGCGGTGAATCCCATCGAACTGCTTCAGGGATTCAACGTGATCACGCTGGGCGACTTCGACAACGGCGTCCACGTTCATGGCCGCACCTTCGTCGGCGGCGATTATACCTCGCCCCAACTCTCCGAGTTGACCAAGGATCCGGTTTCGAACTTCACCTTTGACGGTGGCCCCTCGGGCACGGTCTTCATCGGTGGAAACGTCAGCGGAAGCGGCATCCGCTCCTTTAATGGCGGCGATGTGGTGATCGGCGGAACCGTGGCGCCCGGCGTGAATGTCGAGGCGCAGGGCGGCGGAACCGTGACGCAGGGCGTCGCCGGCATCCCCGTCGCGGAGGTGAGCGACGCTCTCTTCGGTCTTTCTGATTACCTCAAGGAACTCGGCGTCACTCTCGGCGACACGGGCGTGCTCGAAGGCGATTCGAACAATTCCAGGTTCGCCGCCGGCGCGACCGCAGACGCGATCGAGATCTTCAATTTCGATGCGTCGGATTTCACCAACCAGAACACAAACTTCGGCGCAACGACGTCCGTCCCGACGATCGTCAACGTCTCGGGTGAAATCATCAACTTCGCCGGAAAGATCAGCAACGCCACGCCGAACCTGATCTTCAACTTCTACGAGGCGACATCGCTCTCGATCAACCAGACCTTCAGCGCGCATATCATCGCGCCGAAAGCGGAGGTCAGCGTCGCGGCTAATTTCTATGGCATGATCGCGGCGAATTCCCTTTCGCTGCGGAACGGCGAGATTCACCCGATCGCGTTTCCGGACCTGCCCTATGATGACGTGACTGTCGCGCCGCTGCCGGCGCCGGGTCTGCTGCTTCTCGGCGCGCTCGGCCTTCTCGGCTACCGCGCCCGGCGCAAGGCGGCCTAA
- the pgi gene encoding glucose-6-phosphate isomerase, whose translation MSEAAWAALDADAARLKATSLRALFEADEKRFERLSFRLDDLLIDFSKEKIDAGALRALLALAKARGVAARRDAMVRGEPINETEGRAVWHMALRGSVDDAPAEVNEVRERFLTFAEDVRAGRFAPAAGGRFTDVVNIGIGGSDLGPVMAVRALRPDHDGPRMHFVSNVDGAHLTDVLAWLDPKTTMAVIASKTFTTQETMTNARSMREWLAASGVEHGAHLAAVSTNLEGTAEFGVDERRVFGFWDWVGGRYSIWSAIGLPLAIAIGAEGFRSFLKGAAAMDRHFLTAPAERNLPLLLGLVGLFRRSCMGWPTVALIPYDQRLERFPAYVQQLDMESNGKRVTLAGEPVGRATGPVIWGEPGTNAQHSFFQLLHQGADVIPVEFIAAVEPREALGDHHALLLANCLAQGRALAFGRTEAEARAEMARAGQSAREIDRLAAHRTFPGDRPSTTILHRRLDAHSLGRLIALYEHKVFVQGAIWGIDSFDQWGVELGKVLASELIPMLKGAPAEKLDSSTAGLLQAIRGA comes from the coding sequence ATGAGTGAAGCGGCATGGGCGGCGCTCGACGCCGACGCCGCGCGGCTGAAGGCGACTTCGCTGCGCGCGCTCTTCGAAGCCGATGAGAAACGGTTCGAGCGGTTATCCTTCCGGCTCGACGACTTGCTGATCGATTTCTCGAAGGAGAAGATCGACGCGGGCGCGCTTCGGGCGCTGCTGGCGCTGGCCAAAGCGCGCGGCGTCGCGGCGCGGCGGGATGCGATGGTTCGGGGTGAGCCGATCAACGAGACCGAGGGCCGCGCCGTCTGGCACATGGCGCTCCGCGGCTCCGTCGACGACGCCCCGGCCGAGGTGAACGAGGTGCGGGAGCGATTCCTGACCTTCGCGGAGGACGTGCGCGCCGGCCGCTTTGCGCCGGCGGCGGGCGGGCGGTTTACCGATGTCGTCAATATCGGCATCGGCGGCTCCGACCTCGGCCCGGTCATGGCCGTCAGGGCGCTCCGGCCGGATCATGACGGGCCGCGTATGCATTTCGTCTCCAATGTCGATGGCGCGCACCTGACCGACGTGCTGGCCTGGCTCGACCCGAAGACGACGATGGCGGTGATCGCCTCCAAGACCTTCACGACGCAGGAGACGATGACCAACGCGCGCTCGATGCGCGAATGGCTCGCCGCCAGCGGGGTCGAGCATGGGGCGCATCTGGCGGCGGTCTCCACCAATTTGGAAGGGACCGCGGAGTTTGGCGTCGATGAGCGCCGCGTCTTCGGCTTCTGGGACTGGGTCGGCGGACGCTATTCGATCTGGTCGGCGATCGGCCTGCCGCTGGCCATCGCCATCGGGGCGGAGGGGTTCCGGTCTTTCCTCAAGGGCGCGGCGGCGATGGACCGGCATTTCCTGACCGCGCCGGCGGAGCGCAATCTGCCCCTGCTTCTGGGGTTGGTCGGGCTCTTCAGGCGGAGCTGCATGGGCTGGCCCACCGTCGCGCTCATCCCCTACGATCAGCGGCTGGAGCGGTTCCCGGCCTATGTTCAGCAACTCGACATGGAATCGAACGGCAAGCGCGTGACGCTGGCAGGCGAGCCGGTCGGCCGGGCGACCGGGCCGGTGATCTGGGGCGAACCGGGAACCAACGCCCAGCATTCCTTTTTCCAGCTTCTGCATCAGGGCGCCGACGTGATCCCCGTGGAGTTCATCGCCGCCGTCGAGCCACGCGAGGCGCTCGGCGACCATCACGCGCTTCTCCTCGCGAATTGCCTGGCGCAGGGTCGCGCGCTGGCTTTCGGGCGGACGGAGGCGGAGGCGCGGGCGGAAATGGCGAGGGCGGGGCAGTCCGCGCGGGAAATCGACCGGCTGGCGGCGCACCGGACCTTTCCTGGCGACCGTCCGTCTACGACGATCCTTCATCGCCGGCTCGACGCGCACAGCCTCGGTCGGCTGATCGCGCTCTACGAACACAAGGTCTTCGTTCAGGGGGCGATCTGGGGAATCGACAGTTTCGACCAATGGGGGGTCGAACTCGGCAAGGTGCTGGCGAGCGAACTGATTCCGATGCTGAAAGGCGCGCCGGCGGAGAAGCTGGACAGCTCCACCGCCGGGCTATTGCAGGCCATCAGGGGCGCTTAG
- the eda gene encoding bifunctional 4-hydroxy-2-oxoglutarate aldolase/2-dehydro-3-deoxy-phosphogluconate aldolase, whose product MAMTAKEACARTREIAALAPIVPVLVIEDAARAEGLAAALVAGGLPALEVTLRTPAALDAIRAMAGVAGGVVGAGTLMSPADVRAAKAAGARFGVSPGSTDAILDAAEAEGLPLLPGAATATEAMRLLERGYDLMKFFPAEASGGVAALKALASPLSAVSFCPTGGVSVANAAEYLSLPNVLCAGGSWVAPAKLVAAADWDGITALAREAAALGTRR is encoded by the coding sequence ATGGCGATGACGGCGAAAGAAGCCTGCGCGCGAACGCGCGAGATCGCGGCGCTCGCGCCGATCGTTCCGGTTCTGGTGATCGAGGATGCGGCGCGCGCGGAGGGGTTGGCCGCCGCGCTGGTCGCTGGCGGGTTGCCGGCGCTGGAGGTGACGCTTAGAACCCCGGCTGCGCTGGATGCGATCCGGGCGATGGCGGGGGTGGCCGGCGGCGTCGTCGGCGCCGGCACGCTGATGAGTCCCGCCGATGTGAGAGCGGCGAAGGCGGCGGGCGCGCGTTTCGGCGTCTCACCCGGCTCGACGGATGCGATTCTCGACGCCGCAGAGGCCGAGGGCCTGCCGTTGTTGCCCGGCGCGGCGACTGCGACCGAGGCGATGCGGCTGCTGGAGCGCGGCTACGATCTCATGAAGTTCTTTCCGGCCGAAGCGTCCGGCGGCGTGGCGGCGCTGAAGGCGCTCGCGTCGCCCCTCTCGGCGGTCTCCTTCTGCCCGACGGGCGGCGTCAGCGTCGCCAACGCGGCGGAATATCTCTCTTTACCGAACGTGCTTTGCGCCGGCGGCTCGTGGGTCGCCCCGGCGAAGTTGGTCGCGGCCGCCGACTGGGACGGGATCACGGCGCTGGCGCGCGAGGCGGCGGCGCTCGGGACGCGGCGATGA
- a CDS encoding response regulator — MRAQGTEGKPNAMKSALIVDDHPLFCEALSMTLKACVGVTDIRTAASLATALDILRAGPAPDVVLLDLNLPDVDGLDGLIWLKRAAPVTPVLVVSSMAEDKIVSLTIRAGASGFVPKHSQVDRFRTAFDAVARGEVYVPDDYAAAARIDGANEPGVDTVERLSQLTLQQARILELVCEGRLNKQIAHELSIAETTVKAHMTAILRKLGVQSRTQAVLIASRANFSELLRQNGSGA, encoded by the coding sequence ATGCGGGCGCAAGGGACCGAAGGGAAACCGAACGCGATGAAATCGGCGCTGATCGTGGACGATCATCCGCTTTTTTGCGAAGCGCTTTCGATGACGTTGAAAGCCTGCGTCGGTGTCACCGATATCCGCACAGCGGCGAGCCTCGCGACTGCGCTCGACATCCTCCGCGCGGGACCGGCGCCCGATGTCGTGCTCCTCGATCTCAACCTTCCCGATGTCGATGGTCTCGACGGGTTGATCTGGCTGAAGAGGGCGGCGCCGGTCACGCCGGTTCTGGTCGTCTCTTCGATGGCGGAGGACAAGATCGTCTCTCTGACGATCCGCGCCGGGGCGTCGGGTTTCGTGCCCAAGCACAGTCAGGTCGACCGATTTCGCACCGCGTTCGACGCCGTTGCGAGGGGCGAGGTCTACGTCCCCGACGACTACGCCGCCGCGGCTAGGATCGACGGCGCGAACGAACCCGGCGTCGACACGGTCGAACGCCTTTCGCAACTGACGCTGCAACAGGCGCGGATACTGGAGTTGGTCTGCGAGGGCCGGCTCAACAAGCAGATCGCGCATGAACTCTCCATCGCCGAGACGACCGTGAAGGCGCACATGACTGCGATTCTCAGAAAACTCGGCGTTCAGAGCCGAACCCAGGCTGTGCTGATCGCCAGTCGGGCGAATTTCTCGGAGCTGTTGCGCCAGAATGGCTCCGGCGCCTAA
- a CDS encoding FIST N-terminal domain-containing protein gives MDGTRAPASGAAAAAVRKAHARSADPDAAVAAIRAGLGVGQFALIALFVSHEGDFARISAGVRAACPEAALIGCTTAGEISPAGYASGEVVALGFPASAFAAELLTIDDVNSIDQQAVGMSAIRARAALADARPDWRRDCAFLLVDGLSMKEEDVAAALSTALGPTPLFGGSAGDGLAFRETRVMANGDVRCNAAVVALIRTRCPIHTFRLDHHRPTVIRMVVTAADPARRLVREINAEPAAREYARILGQDPEQLSPFIFAANPVLVRIGGQHHVRAIREVAPNGDLVFFSAIDEGLVLTLADPDDIALHLEREMKALAEPAAPSLVLACDCLLRRVEAEQKQATAAVSRLLAAHNVIGFNTYGEQFNGAHVNQTMTGLAIYPPED, from the coding sequence ATGGACGGAACCCGCGCGCCGGCTAGCGGGGCGGCGGCAGCGGCGGTTCGGAAGGCGCATGCGCGCTCGGCCGATCCGGACGCCGCGGTCGCGGCTATCCGCGCCGGCCTCGGCGTCGGACAATTCGCGCTGATCGCGCTCTTCGTGTCGCACGAGGGCGATTTCGCGCGCATTTCGGCAGGTGTTCGCGCGGCCTGTCCCGAGGCTGCGCTGATCGGATGCACCACGGCGGGCGAGATCTCCCCGGCTGGTTACGCCAGCGGCGAGGTTGTGGCGCTCGGCTTCCCCGCCAGCGCGTTCGCCGCGGAGTTGCTGACAATCGACGACGTGAATTCGATCGACCAACAGGCCGTCGGAATGAGCGCGATACGCGCGCGCGCGGCGCTGGCCGACGCTCGGCCCGACTGGCGGCGCGATTGCGCCTTCCTGCTGGTCGACGGGCTTTCGATGAAGGAGGAAGACGTCGCCGCCGCTCTTTCCACCGCCCTCGGCCCGACGCCGCTTTTCGGCGGTTCGGCAGGCGACGGTCTCGCCTTTCGCGAGACCCGCGTGATGGCGAACGGAGACGTCCGGTGCAACGCAGCCGTCGTGGCGCTGATCCGTACGCGCTGCCCGATCCATACGTTCCGGCTCGACCATCACCGCCCGACCGTGATCCGCATGGTGGTGACCGCCGCCGACCCCGCGCGCCGCCTGGTGCGAGAGATCAACGCCGAGCCGGCGGCGCGCGAATACGCGCGCATACTCGGGCAGGACCCCGAACAGCTTTCCCCGTTCATCTTCGCGGCGAACCCCGTCCTGGTCCGGATCGGCGGCCAGCACCATGTCCGGGCGATCCGCGAAGTCGCGCCGAACGGCGATCTCGTCTTCTTCTCGGCGATCGACGAGGGGCTGGTGCTGACGCTGGCGGACCCGGACGACATCGCGCTTCATCTCGAACGCGAGATGAAGGCGCTCGCGGAGCCGGCCGCGCCGAGCCTCGTCCTTGCCTGCGACTGCCTCTTGCGCCGGGTCGAGGCGGAACAGAAGCAGGCGACCGCTGCGGTCTCGCGCTTACTGGCCGCACACAACGTGATCGGCTTCAACACCTATGGCGAACAGTTCAACGGCGCGCATGTGAACCAGACGATGACCGGCCTCGCGATCTATCCGCCAGAGGACTGA
- a CDS encoding PAS-domain containing protein: MTPTLLNPEDDAERNVAKLLKISEALMRRVEQTTDESGAGYAHFQRAVMLEEEIRQRTRDLEKTLELLNDSNARLAAANEAEQRARANLGNALEAVEEGFALFGPDGRMVMFNSRFCRGLPDVRGRLSVGMRFDEYIDLVSRTAALDPTQEGLALTWADRLRRLHESEHEIFNVPLKRGVWLQVSEHLTSDGGVAILQTDITDMIRQERAERTKLLDDQARMSRATLDHINQGVCIFDGEGRLADWNRRLGALLTPPIKLVRRGAPFDALCDHIVRGAVFTDGMSAEGIRAWVAESAPRAPVKFDMERADGVILSVFATEMPDHGFVISFTDVTSERRAVEALSTANESLEMRVRERTLDLEQAVSVAESANATKSRFVAAASHDLLQPLSAAKLFISSLESMDLDTRTNEIVRRAENALGSVESILGALLDISRLDSGNADLKREPIALRPMLERLHEEFAPAARAKGLALRLAPTCAVVESDQSYLRRILQNLISNAIRYTGTGGVLIGVRRAGNDEARIGIWDTGPGVPEDRRADIFKEFHRLDAHGNATEGMGLGLTIVERACAQLGHRLQLRSTVGRGSCFSVTARRATAAATARAAVAKRGANAIGDDLLVLIVEDDEEVAAALAMQLEAWGISAFEARSGALALRLLEETGVSPDIVLADYALENGETGPEAIAAIRAQHGPIPAGIVTASQAPAVRSECFRLGLRMIPKPISETRLFSFIAEAS; this comes from the coding sequence GTGACGCCGACGCTGCTCAACCCCGAGGACGACGCCGAGCGGAACGTCGCCAAGCTGCTGAAGATCAGCGAGGCGCTGATGCGCCGGGTCGAGCAGACGACCGACGAGTCCGGCGCCGGCTATGCGCATTTCCAGCGCGCGGTGATGCTGGAGGAGGAGATCCGCCAGCGCACCCGCGATCTGGAGAAAACGCTGGAGCTTCTGAACGATTCGAACGCCCGCCTCGCCGCCGCGAACGAAGCCGAACAGCGCGCCCGCGCCAACCTCGGCAACGCGCTGGAGGCGGTGGAGGAAGGGTTCGCGCTGTTCGGCCCGGACGGCCGGATGGTGATGTTCAATTCGCGCTTCTGCCGGGGGCTGCCGGATGTGCGGGGCCGGCTTTCGGTCGGCATGCGTTTCGACGAGTATATCGACCTCGTCAGCCGGACAGCCGCGCTAGATCCGACTCAGGAAGGGCTCGCGCTCACCTGGGCGGACCGTCTGCGGCGGTTGCACGAAAGCGAACACGAGATATTCAATGTGCCGCTCAAGCGCGGGGTGTGGCTCCAGGTCAGTGAGCACCTCACGTCGGACGGCGGCGTGGCGATCCTGCAGACCGATATAACCGACATGATCCGGCAGGAACGGGCGGAGCGCACCAAGCTCCTCGACGACCAGGCGCGGATGAGTCGCGCAACGCTCGACCATATCAATCAGGGCGTCTGCATCTTCGACGGCGAAGGGCGGCTCGCCGACTGGAACCGGCGGCTCGGCGCGCTCCTGACGCCGCCGATCAAGCTGGTGAGGCGCGGCGCGCCGTTCGACGCCCTGTGCGACCACATCGTCCGCGGCGCAGTCTTCACCGACGGGATGTCGGCCGAAGGCATACGCGCCTGGGTCGCCGAATCCGCCCCGCGCGCGCCGGTCAAGTTCGACATGGAGCGCGCCGATGGCGTAATTCTGAGCGTCTTCGCGACAGAGATGCCGGATCATGGCTTCGTGATATCCTTCACCGACGTCACCTCGGAGCGCCGGGCGGTCGAAGCGCTCTCCACCGCGAACGAATCGCTTGAGATGAGGGTCCGGGAGCGGACGCTGGACCTTGAGCAGGCGGTCAGCGTCGCCGAGAGCGCGAACGCGACAAAATCGCGCTTCGTCGCCGCCGCGAGCCACGATCTCCTGCAACCGCTCTCCGCGGCGAAGCTTTTCATCTCCTCCCTGGAATCGATGGACCTCGACACGCGGACGAATGAAATCGTGCGACGGGCGGAAAATGCGCTTGGCAGCGTCGAGAGCATTCTCGGCGCGCTTCTCGACATCTCGCGACTCGATTCCGGAAACGCCGACCTGAAGCGCGAACCGATCGCGCTGCGCCCGATGCTTGAGCGCCTGCACGAGGAGTTCGCGCCCGCCGCCCGCGCGAAAGGGTTGGCGCTCCGCCTCGCTCCGACATGCGCGGTCGTCGAAAGCGACCAGTCCTACCTCAGGCGCATCCTTCAGAACCTGATCTCGAACGCGATCCGCTACACCGGGACCGGCGGGGTGCTGATCGGTGTCAGGCGCGCGGGAAATGACGAAGCGCGTATCGGGATATGGGACACGGGGCCCGGCGTGCCGGAGGACCGGCGCGCCGATATCTTCAAGGAGTTTCATCGACTAGACGCTCATGGCAACGCGACCGAAGGGATGGGGCTCGGCCTCACCATCGTCGAGCGGGCCTGCGCGCAGCTCGGGCATCGGCTTCAGCTCCGCTCCACCGTCGGGCGCGGCTCCTGCTTCTCGGTCACGGCGCGACGGGCGACGGCCGCCGCGACCGCCCGCGCGGCCGTCGCAAAGCGCGGCGCGAACGCGATCGGCGACGATCTTCTGGTGCTGATCGTCGAGGATGACGAGGAAGTCGCCGCGGCTTTGGCCATGCAGCTTGAAGCCTGGGGGATCTCGGCGTTCGAAGCGAGGAGCGGCGCGCTGGCGCTACGGTTGCTGGAAGAGACGGGCGTCTCGCCCGACATCGTGCTGGCGGATTACGCGCTCGAGAACGGCGAGACCGGCCCCGAGGCGATCGCCGCCATCAGGGCGCAGCACGGCCCGATCCCCGCCGGGATCGTAACGGCGAGCCAGGCGCCCGCCGTGCGCTCGGAGTGTTTTCGCCTGGGATTGCGGATGATCCCGAAGCCGATCAGCGAAACCCGGCTCTTCAGTTTCATCGCCGAGGCTTCATAG
- a CDS encoding sensor histidine kinase: MNAAGAQPEFIWDPERLRLVWANSDGLAFWGEESLIDLTERVFAPGDETARALAARIAEIGEGGDGAGRLALNPRGAPVWARAATTLERGADGRLRLRVALSEVEPPDDRLLALMRAGFDAAPQPLAIFSETGALLARNEADRRGFAAGPGGFVERYVDPAEGRNALAATLSGGAYSRKSETMGAGGPSRHRVSLRRMSDPSTGALAVIAEFQDLSDRPAPTRAEATSTASDIAKLAHDLRSPLTAIEGFAEFIAMAGDEMSAERRAGYLDDIRTASRRMLALVEEIVALGAPGTDPAALRGSGCGPVDLRALAEEIARLHAPEAAAAGVTLSVEGDSHVEPECDAASLQRILGNLVSNALEHGRRPGGAVRVSLDRGANAIEVADDGPGMSAEALAAALRPYGREAGAGGRTGGLGLSNAKALAAAIGARLQIRTAPGEGFAARLVFRAG, encoded by the coding sequence ATGAACGCCGCCGGCGCGCAGCCGGAATTCATCTGGGATCCGGAGCGGCTGCGGCTGGTCTGGGCGAATTCCGATGGGCTGGCGTTCTGGGGTGAAGAGAGCCTGATCGACCTTACCGAACGGGTCTTCGCGCCGGGCGACGAAACGGCGCGGGCGCTGGCGGCGCGGATCGCGGAGATCGGCGAAGGCGGCGACGGGGCCGGGCGGCTTGCGCTCAATCCTCGCGGCGCGCCGGTCTGGGCGCGGGCCGCCACGACGCTGGAGCGGGGCGCGGACGGGCGGTTGCGGCTGCGCGTCGCGCTATCCGAAGTCGAACCGCCGGATGACCGGCTGCTGGCGCTGATGCGGGCCGGGTTCGACGCCGCGCCCCAGCCGCTGGCCATCTTTTCAGAAACTGGCGCGCTTCTGGCGCGGAACGAGGCCGACCGGCGCGGCTTCGCCGCCGGGCCGGGCGGGTTCGTCGAACGCTATGTCGACCCGGCGGAGGGACGAAACGCGCTGGCGGCGACGCTGAGCGGCGGCGCGTATAGCCGCAAGTCGGAGACGATGGGCGCCGGCGGGCCGTCCCGACACCGGGTGTCCCTGCGCCGGATGAGCGATCCGTCGACCGGCGCGCTGGCGGTGATCGCCGAGTTTCAGGATCTTTCCGACCGTCCGGCGCCGACGCGCGCGGAGGCGACTTCCACGGCGTCCGATATCGCGAAGCTGGCGCATGATCTGCGCTCACCGCTGACCGCGATCGAGGGCTTCGCCGAATTCATCGCGATGGCGGGCGACGAGATGAGCGCCGAACGGCGCGCAGGCTATCTGGATGATATCCGCACCGCGAGCCGGCGGATGCTGGCGCTGGTGGAGGAGATCGTCGCGCTTGGCGCGCCCGGAACGGACCCGGCCGCGCTGCGCGGGTCAGGGTGCGGGCCGGTCGATCTGCGCGCCCTGGCGGAAGAGATCGCCCGGCTCCACGCGCCTGAAGCGGCGGCGGCGGGCGTGACTTTGAGCGTCGAGGGGGATTCGCATGTGGAGCCAGAATGCGACGCGGCGTCGCTCCAACGCATTCTCGGCAATCTCGTCTCCAACGCGCTGGAGCATGGTCGCCGTCCGGGCGGCGCGGTGCGGGTGAGTCTCGATCGCGGCGCGAATGCGATTGAAGTCGCTGATGACGGGCCGGGAATGAGCGCGGAAGCGCTCGCCGCCGCGCTCCGGCCCTATGGACGCGAAGCCGGTGCGGGCGGACGCACGGGCGGGCTCGGGCTTTCCAATGCGAAGGCGCTCGCCGCTGCGATCGGGGCGCGGCTGCAGATCAGGACCGCGCCCGGCGAGGGGTTCGCCGCGCGGTTGGTGTTTCGGGCCGGCTGA
- a CDS encoding DUF6324 family protein, translated as MGIDKESAADANLQIGPTTLGMVRIYVESGGHEIPMDFEPEEAEEIAEELRASAAQARRQASGKAAGRSRGKSGGGGGGKAGK; from the coding sequence ATGGGCATCGACAAGGAATCCGCTGCGGACGCGAACCTGCAGATCGGCCCGACCACGCTCGGCATGGTGCGGATCTATGTCGAAAGCGGCGGGCATGAGATCCCGATGGATTTCGAACCCGAGGAAGCCGAGGAGATCGCCGAGGAATTGCGGGCGTCCGCAGCTCAGGCGCGCCGACAGGCTAGCGGCAAGGCGGCGGGCAGGTCGCGCGGAAAATCGGGTGGCGGGGGCGGCGGCAAAGCCGGGAAATGA